From a single Streptomyces misionensis genomic region:
- a CDS encoding Atu4866 domain-containing protein yields the protein MTGDARSDRDAENADVVGMWVTVDGHIRQELLPDGRYDEARGDRRSAYTGRYTVSGSHLDYVDDTGFTATGDIRDGVLYHEHLVLHREDRAEKPS from the coding sequence ATGACAGGCGATGCGCGGAGCGACCGCGATGCGGAGAACGCCGACGTGGTCGGCATGTGGGTGACCGTCGACGGTCACATCCGTCAGGAGCTGCTGCCGGACGGGCGCTACGACGAGGCCCGAGGAGACCGGCGCAGCGCGTACACGGGCCGCTACACGGTGAGCGGCAGCCATCTCGACTACGTCGACGACACCGGGTTCACCGCCACGGGGGACATCCGGGACGGCGTGCTCTATCACGAGCACCTCGTGCTCCACCGCGAGGACCGGGCGGAGAAGCCCTCGTGA
- a CDS encoding MFS transporter, translated as MKQTGESTTGAGRTGPLADVSPPPGTPALLVLCAAHFMDAIDLSDVGVALPAIQRDLGMSSGSLQWVVSAYALGYGGFLLLGGRVADLFGRRRAFLAAVAVFGVVSVLGALAPTGGPLIAARLAKGIAAGFLAPAALSLITTNWPEGTRRGRALGWYATAGACGFIGGLVLGGVLTELSWRLVFALPVPIAMAALLAGPRLLPADPRDSTRERIDVPGALTATGALVLLVYALTQAPSHGWLSARTLVLFAAAAGLLGLFLRVESRAPRPLVPLSFLTRRATAGTNLTIFAMWGAYTSFAFLATLYLQNVLDWTPLRTAGAFVPLGLANGALAPFAGRLATRFGVHRTVAAGMLILALSYALFFRIGPDSSFLTVVLPVMVVNGIGTAATFPALNMSAVAGVPDRDQGLAGALLNTFMQIGGAVVLALVTAVAEAGQRANRSDPLAGYGPGTAVIVAVVLAGLGGTLLLRHRTGSRDH; from the coding sequence ATGAAACAGACCGGCGAAAGCACCACCGGCGCGGGCCGCACCGGGCCCCTCGCGGACGTCTCCCCGCCACCCGGCACTCCGGCCCTGCTGGTCCTGTGCGCGGCTCATTTCATGGACGCCATCGATCTGTCCGACGTCGGCGTGGCCCTGCCGGCCATCCAGCGTGACCTAGGCATGTCATCGGGTTCCCTGCAGTGGGTCGTGTCCGCCTATGCCCTCGGTTACGGCGGGTTCCTTCTCCTGGGCGGCCGGGTCGCCGATCTGTTCGGCCGACGACGCGCCTTCCTGGCCGCCGTCGCCGTCTTCGGCGTGGTGAGCGTGCTGGGAGCGCTCGCCCCGACCGGTGGCCCGCTGATCGCGGCACGGCTGGCGAAGGGCATAGCGGCGGGCTTCCTCGCCCCGGCGGCCCTCTCCTTGATCACCACCAACTGGCCGGAAGGCACGCGGCGCGGACGTGCTCTCGGCTGGTACGCGACCGCGGGCGCCTGCGGCTTCATCGGCGGGCTCGTCCTCGGCGGCGTGCTGACCGAACTGTCGTGGCGACTGGTCTTCGCGCTCCCGGTGCCCATCGCCATGGCGGCACTGCTCGCAGGGCCGCGCCTGCTCCCGGCGGACCCCCGTGACAGCACACGCGAGAGGATCGATGTCCCGGGTGCGCTGACGGCCACCGGAGCACTGGTGCTTCTGGTCTACGCCCTCACTCAGGCTCCCTCGCACGGCTGGCTGTCGGCCCGCACCCTCGTCCTCTTCGCCGCCGCGGCCGGCCTGCTCGGTCTGTTCCTGCGCGTCGAGTCCCGCGCGCCCAGGCCCTTGGTCCCGCTGTCCTTCCTCACTCGGCGCGCTACCGCCGGCACCAACCTGACGATCTTCGCCATGTGGGGCGCCTACACGTCCTTCGCGTTCCTCGCCACGCTCTACCTGCAGAACGTGCTGGACTGGACGCCGCTGCGGACGGCCGGCGCCTTCGTCCCGCTCGGCCTCGCCAACGGCGCGCTGGCGCCGTTCGCCGGACGGCTCGCGACCCGGTTCGGCGTGCACAGGACGGTCGCCGCCGGGATGCTGATCCTCGCGCTGTCCTACGCGTTGTTCTTCCGGATCGGGCCGGACAGTTCCTTCCTCACCGTGGTCCTGCCGGTCATGGTCGTCAACGGGATCGGCACCGCGGCGACATTTCCCGCTCTGAACATGAGCGCGGTGGCCGGAGTGCCCGACCGGGACCAGGGGCTGGCGGGCGCCTTGCTCAACACCTTCATGCAGATCGGCGGTGCCGTCGTTCTCGCGCTCGTCACCGCGGTCGCCGAAGCCGGACAGCGGGCGAACCGGAGCGACCCTCTGGCGGGCTACGGCCCTGGCACCGCCGTCATCGTCGCCGTCGTGCTCGCCGGCCTGGGCGGCACCCTCCTCCTCCGGCACCGGACCGGCAGCCGGGACCACTGA
- a CDS encoding SDR family NAD(P)-dependent oxidoreductase, producing the protein MTSTTASTEAAEFTGKTAVVTGAARGIGKETVALLHARGAHVVALDIRPELDSLATEFPGVVTVTGDVTAEESAARAVGAAVDAFGGLDILVNNAGRTLNKPVTHTTAQDWDSVMDVNARGAFFFAREAFRAMAERGGGAIVGTGSYASTVGLPEGIAYSASKGALAQLTKVLALEGGPLGIRANLVAAGVVETDLLDTFRPDSRAYLASFADAQPLGRVAQPREIAEVLCFLVSPRSAFVTGAVLAADGGFTAA; encoded by the coding sequence ATGACATCCACGACCGCGTCCACCGAAGCCGCCGAGTTCACCGGAAAGACGGCCGTCGTCACCGGCGCCGCGCGTGGCATCGGCAAGGAGACCGTGGCACTCCTCCACGCCCGCGGCGCACACGTCGTCGCCCTCGACATACGACCCGAACTGGACTCACTGGCAACGGAGTTCCCCGGCGTCGTGACGGTGACCGGCGATGTCACCGCGGAAGAGTCCGCCGCCCGCGCGGTAGGGGCCGCCGTCGACGCCTTCGGCGGGCTGGACATCCTGGTCAACAACGCCGGACGCACCCTGAACAAGCCCGTCACGCACACCACCGCACAGGACTGGGACAGCGTGATGGACGTCAACGCCCGCGGCGCCTTCTTCTTCGCCCGGGAAGCCTTCCGGGCCATGGCGGAGCGCGGTGGCGGCGCCATCGTCGGCACCGGTTCCTACGCGTCCACCGTCGGACTGCCCGAAGGGATCGCCTACAGCGCGTCGAAGGGCGCGCTGGCCCAGCTGACCAAGGTGCTGGCACTGGAAGGCGGACCCCTGGGCATCCGCGCGAACCTCGTCGCCGCGGGCGTCGTCGAAACCGATCTCCTCGACACCTTCCGCCCCGACAGCCGCGCCTATCTCGCGTCCTTCGCGGACGCCCAGCCCCTGGGCAGGGTGGCGCAGCCCCGTGAGATCGCGGAAGTCCTGTGCTTCCTGGTCTCACCGCGGTCCGCTTTCGTCACGGGCGCCGTACTCGCGGCGGACGGCGGCTTCACCGCGGCCTGA
- a CDS encoding LutC/YkgG family protein, whose product MNSRERILGRVRRALADVPADDPPYERAVPRDYLREHGARTTEETVELLAENLADYRAVVHRTGREELPVLIARLLDAHDTREVLVPDGLPPQWLAATNARRVEDRAADTPDRLDRVDSVVTGCAVAVAETGTLVLDGSADQGRRRISLIPDHHICVVRVPEQVVGSVPQALERLDPTRPLTWISGPSATSDIELDRVEGVHGPRALEVILVG is encoded by the coding sequence GTGAACAGCAGGGAACGGATCCTGGGCCGGGTGCGGCGCGCGCTCGCCGACGTGCCCGCGGACGACCCGCCGTACGAGCGGGCCGTGCCCCGGGACTATCTGCGCGAGCACGGGGCGCGGACCACCGAGGAGACGGTGGAGCTGCTGGCGGAGAACCTGGCGGACTACCGGGCGGTCGTGCACCGCACCGGGCGCGAGGAACTGCCGGTCCTGATCGCACGGTTGCTGGACGCGCACGACACCCGGGAGGTGCTGGTGCCCGACGGGCTGCCCCCACAGTGGCTGGCCGCGACGAACGCGCGGCGGGTCGAGGACCGCGCGGCGGACACCCCGGACCGCCTCGACCGGGTCGACAGCGTGGTGACGGGCTGTGCCGTGGCCGTCGCCGAGACCGGCACCCTCGTCCTCGACGGCTCCGCCGACCAGGGCCGGCGCCGCATCTCGCTCATCCCCGACCACCACATCTGCGTGGTGCGGGTGCCGGAGCAGGTCGTGGGGTCCGTCCCCCAGGCCCTCGAACGGCTCGACCCCACACGCCCCTTGACCTGGATCTCCGGGCCGTCGGCCACCAGCGACATCGAACTGGACCGGGTGGAGGGCGTGCACGGACCGCGCGCGCTGGAAGTGATCCTGGTGGGCTGA
- a CDS encoding LutB/LldF family L-lactate oxidation iron-sulfur protein: MSGTYVGMPAFPEAARDAVGDRTLRGNLRHATHTIRAKRAGAVAELADWAQLREAGRRIKDHTLRHLDRYLEQLEASVTAAGGTVHWAADAEEANRIVTRLVEETGESEVVKVKSMATQEIGLNEALEAGGIRAYETDLAELIVQLGHDRPSHILVPAIHRNRGEIRDIFTREMGSWGRPAPDGLTDRPADLAEAARVHLREKFLRAKVGISGANFMVAETGTLVVVESEGNGRMCLTLPETLISVVGIEKIVPTWRDLEVFLQTLPRSSTAERMNPYTSTWTGTTDEDGPRTFHLVLLDNGRTDTLADQVGRQALRCIRCSACLNVCPVYERAGGHAYGSVYPGPIGAILTPQLRGTASEIDASLPYASSLCGACYEVCPVAIDIPEVLVHLRERVVQGGPAVRRGNKVVLRPAKGHAAERAAMRAAGWAFTHPGALRTGQRLASRSRRLHPRTLPGPGRAWTGSRDLPAVPAEPFRDWWQRTRGGEDAK, translated from the coding sequence GTGAGCGGCACCTACGTCGGCATGCCGGCGTTTCCCGAAGCGGCGCGCGACGCCGTCGGCGACCGTACCCTGCGCGGCAATCTGCGCCACGCGACCCACACCATCCGCGCCAAACGGGCCGGTGCGGTGGCCGAGTTGGCCGACTGGGCGCAGCTGCGCGAGGCGGGCCGCCGGATCAAGGACCACACCCTGCGCCATCTCGACCGGTACCTGGAGCAGTTGGAGGCGTCGGTGACCGCGGCGGGCGGCACGGTCCACTGGGCCGCCGACGCCGAGGAGGCCAACCGGATCGTGACCCGGCTGGTCGAGGAGACCGGCGAGTCGGAGGTCGTCAAGGTCAAGTCGATGGCCACCCAGGAGATCGGGCTCAACGAGGCGCTGGAGGCCGGGGGCATCCGCGCGTACGAGACCGATCTCGCCGAGCTGATCGTGCAGTTGGGCCACGACCGCCCCTCGCACATCCTCGTCCCGGCGATCCACCGCAACCGGGGCGAGATCCGGGACATCTTCACGCGCGAGATGGGCTCCTGGGGCCGCCCGGCCCCCGACGGCCTGACCGACAGGCCCGCGGATCTCGCCGAGGCCGCCCGGGTGCACCTGCGGGAGAAGTTCCTGCGGGCCAAGGTCGGCATCTCCGGCGCCAATTTCATGGTCGCCGAGACCGGCACCCTGGTCGTGGTGGAGTCCGAGGGCAACGGACGGATGTGCTTGACGCTGCCGGAGACGCTGATCTCGGTGGTCGGCATCGAGAAGATCGTGCCCACCTGGCGCGACCTGGAGGTCTTCCTCCAGACCCTCCCCCGCTCCTCCACCGCCGAGCGGATGAACCCGTACACCAGCACCTGGACCGGCACCACCGACGAGGACGGCCCCCGGACCTTCCACCTGGTGCTGCTCGACAACGGCCGCACGGACACGCTGGCGGACCAGGTGGGCCGCCAGGCCCTGCGCTGCATCCGCTGCTCGGCCTGCCTGAATGTCTGCCCCGTCTACGAGCGGGCCGGCGGACACGCCTACGGCTCCGTCTACCCCGGCCCCATCGGCGCCATCCTCACCCCCCAGCTCCGGGGCACCGCGAGCGAGATCGACGCCTCGCTGCCGTACGCGTCCAGCCTGTGCGGGGCCTGCTACGAGGTGTGCCCGGTCGCCATCGACATCCCCGAGGTGCTGGTGCACCTGCGGGAGCGGGTCGTGCAGGGCGGCCCGGCGGTACGGCGGGGCAACAAGGTGGTGCTGCGCCCGGCGAAGGGGCACGCGGCCGAGCGGGCGGCGATGCGGGCGGCGGGCTGGGCGTTCACGCACCCCGGCGCGCTGCGCACCGGGCAGCGGCTCGCCTCCCGCAGCCGCCGGCTGCACCCCCGTACCCTGCCGGGCCCCGGCCGGGCGTGGACCGGCAGCCGGGATCTGCCGGCGGTGCCGGCGGAGCCGTTCCGGGACTGGTGGCAGCGTACGCGCGGCGGAGAGGACGCCAAGTGA
- a CDS encoding (Fe-S)-binding protein — MRVALFLTCVNDTLYPDTGRAVVRLLRRLGVDVEFPLGQTCCGQAHYNTGYRHEAEPLARRFAEVFEGYDAVVTPSGSCGAMVRELYPRMGERARAEGRGDSLARTLAPVVPKTYELTEFLVDVVGVTDVGAWYPHRVTYHPTCHGLRTLGLGDRPRRLLEAVRGLELVELPGAEECCGFGGTFAVKNAAVSAAMGTDKVRNAESTGAEVLCAADNSCLMHIGGTLSRLGAGMRPVHIAEILASTEEDPAR, encoded by the coding sequence ATGCGTGTCGCCCTGTTCCTGACGTGTGTCAACGACACGCTCTATCCGGACACCGGACGGGCCGTGGTGAGGCTGCTGCGAAGGCTGGGGGTCGACGTCGAGTTCCCGCTGGGGCAGACGTGCTGCGGGCAGGCGCATTACAACACCGGGTACCGGCACGAGGCGGAGCCGCTGGCGCGCCGCTTCGCCGAAGTGTTCGAGGGGTACGACGCGGTCGTGACGCCCTCCGGGTCCTGCGGGGCGATGGTGCGCGAGCTGTATCCCCGGATGGGCGAGCGGGCCCGGGCCGAGGGGCGCGGGGACTCGCTGGCGCGGACCCTGGCGCCGGTGGTGCCGAAGACGTACGAGCTGACGGAGTTCCTGGTGGACGTGGTGGGCGTGACCGATGTGGGCGCCTGGTATCCGCACCGGGTCACCTACCACCCGACCTGTCACGGGCTGCGCACCCTGGGCCTGGGCGACCGGCCGCGCCGGCTGCTGGAGGCCGTCCGGGGGCTGGAACTGGTCGAGTTGCCGGGCGCCGAGGAGTGCTGCGGCTTCGGCGGGACGTTCGCGGTGAAGAACGCCGCGGTGTCGGCGGCGATGGGCACGGACAAGGTGCGCAACGCCGAGTCGACCGGCGCCGAGGTGCTGTGCGCGGCCGACAACTCCTGTCTGATGCACATCGGCGGCACCCTGAGCCGTCTCGGGGCGGGCATGCGGCCCGTCCACATCGCGGAGATCCTGGCGAGCACGGAGGAGGACCCGGCACGGTGA
- a CDS encoding DUF7507 domain-containing protein — protein sequence MTTPVPSRIALANGSFEQPAVSGMGFLPDASQTQNPQHVPGWLTTATDHLIEIWHDGFNGVPAADGVQFAELNANQVSTLYQDLPTTPGATLYWRLYHRGRLGQDTMALDIGAPGAVVQQRTFTDGNNAWGFYTGTYTVPTGQTTTRFAFRSVSAAGGDPTVGNVLDGIFFGTAPSVALAKYAVPDGPLQVGDVITYRVVVRNQGGGNAEALSLSDAVPAGTTYVPGSLRIVSGPNAGAKTDRPGDDQAYFDAAGNRVVFNLGNGATSGQGGSLPNTDTLPNGTTVEYRVTIDEASAGGHVANTATATYENRLGPTPQPLTATSDEADTQVLPAADLSVTKSADATTVTVGQTVTYRVSVRNAGPDTATGVTVADALADHLALVWATPSTGSYDPATGQWAVGTLAKGATATLTLHAKATATGPVTNTATAHANETDLHRGNNTDSVTVCVEPAPTCRSCPPAPASGCC from the coding sequence GTGACCACTCCCGTCCCGTCCCGGATCGCGCTGGCGAACGGCAGCTTCGAGCAGCCCGCCGTCAGCGGCATGGGCTTTCTGCCCGACGCTTCCCAGACCCAGAACCCACAGCACGTTCCGGGCTGGCTGACCACCGCCACCGACCACCTCATCGAGATCTGGCACGACGGCTTCAACGGCGTCCCGGCGGCAGACGGCGTGCAGTTCGCCGAGCTGAACGCCAACCAGGTCTCCACCCTCTACCAGGACCTGCCCACCACCCCGGGCGCGACGCTGTACTGGCGGCTCTACCACCGAGGGCGGCTCGGGCAGGACACCATGGCGCTGGACATCGGCGCCCCCGGCGCGGTCGTCCAGCAGCGCACGTTCACGGACGGCAACAACGCCTGGGGCTTCTACACCGGCACCTACACCGTCCCCACCGGGCAGACCACCACCCGCTTCGCCTTCCGCTCCGTCTCCGCCGCCGGCGGCGACCCGACGGTCGGCAACGTCCTCGACGGGATCTTCTTCGGCACCGCCCCGTCCGTGGCCCTCGCCAAGTACGCCGTTCCGGACGGGCCGCTGCAGGTGGGTGACGTGATCACCTACCGCGTCGTCGTCAGGAACCAGGGCGGCGGCAACGCCGAGGCACTGAGCCTGAGCGACGCCGTCCCGGCCGGCACGACGTACGTGCCCGGGTCGCTGCGGATCGTCAGCGGCCCCAACGCCGGGGCGAAGACCGACCGGCCGGGCGACGACCAGGCGTACTTCGACGCGGCGGGCAACCGCGTGGTGTTCAACCTGGGCAACGGCGCCACCAGCGGCCAGGGCGGCAGCCTGCCCAACACCGACACCCTGCCGAACGGGACGACGGTGGAGTACCGCGTCACCATCGACGAGGCCAGTGCCGGCGGCCACGTCGCCAACACCGCCACCGCGACCTACGAGAACCGCCTCGGCCCCACCCCGCAGCCCCTCACCGCCACGTCCGACGAGGCCGACACCCAGGTGCTGCCGGCCGCGGACCTGAGCGTGACCAAGTCCGCCGACGCCACCACCGTCACGGTCGGCCAGACCGTCACCTACCGCGTCAGCGTCCGCAACGCCGGGCCCGACACGGCCACCGGCGTCACCGTCGCGGACGCCCTGGCCGACCACCTCGCCCTCGTCTGGGCCACGCCGTCCACCGGCAGCTACGACCCCGCGACCGGCCAGTGGGCCGTCGGGACCCTGGCCAAGGGCGCGACGGCCACCCTCACCCTCCACGCCAAGGCCACCGCCACCGGCCCCGTCACCAACACCGCCACCGCCCACGCCAACGAGACCGACCTCCACCGCGGCAACAACACCGACAGCGTCACCGTCTGCGTCGAACCCGCCCCCACCTGCCGGTCCTGCCCCCCGGCGCCCGCCTCCGGCTGCTGCTGA
- a CDS encoding alpha/beta fold hydrolase: protein MSTSYRQPGVVLTDRRFTVPLDHADPDGESIELYAREVVAREKAGEELPWLLYLQGGPGFGANRFVGRQAWLDRALREYRVLLLDQRGTGSSTPANRQTLPLRGGPAEQADYLARFRADSIVRDCEYIRAEVTGGAPWTVLGQSFGGFCTVSYLSLAPEGLATAVITGGLPSLDAHADDVYRAAYPRIERKVAAHYARYPQDVERARRIADHLLTRDVVLPNGYRFTVEAFQSLGLMLGTGDGSHRLHHLLADAFVHTPAGPELSDAFQEQAQALLSYAAHPLYALVHESIYGQDSRPTAWAAERVRAEFPQFDAAKALAGDAPVLFTGETVHPWMFENDPALRPLRETAELLAARSDWTPLYDRDRLARNEVPVAAAVYHDDMYVDAGHSLETARAIRGLRPWVTNEYEHDGLRTGAPRVLDRLLAVVRDEV from the coding sequence TTGAGCACCAGCTACCGCCAGCCCGGCGTCGTACTGACCGATCGTCGGTTCACCGTGCCGCTCGATCACGCCGATCCGGATGGCGAGAGCATCGAGTTGTACGCGCGCGAGGTGGTCGCCAGGGAGAAGGCGGGGGAGGAGCTGCCCTGGTTGCTGTACCTCCAGGGCGGCCCGGGATTCGGGGCGAATCGTTTCGTCGGACGGCAGGCGTGGCTCGACCGGGCGTTGCGGGAGTACCGGGTGCTGCTGCTCGACCAGCGCGGCACCGGCAGCTCCACGCCCGCGAACCGGCAGACGCTGCCGCTGCGCGGCGGGCCCGCCGAACAGGCCGACTACCTCGCCCGCTTCCGCGCGGACTCCATCGTCCGCGACTGCGAGTACATCCGCGCCGAGGTCACCGGCGGCGCCCCCTGGACCGTGCTCGGCCAGAGCTTCGGCGGTTTCTGCACGGTGTCGTACCTCTCCCTCGCCCCCGAGGGCCTCGCCACCGCCGTGATCACCGGGGGGCTGCCCTCCCTCGACGCGCACGCCGACGACGTCTACCGCGCCGCCTACCCGCGCATCGAGCGCAAGGTCGCCGCGCACTACGCCCGCTACCCGCAGGACGTCGAGCGGGCCCGCCGGATCGCCGACCACCTGCTCACCCGTGACGTGGTCCTGCCGAACGGCTACCGCTTCACCGTCGAGGCCTTCCAGTCCCTCGGCCTGATGCTCGGCACCGGTGACGGCAGCCACCGCCTCCACCACCTCCTCGCCGACGCGTTCGTCCATACCCCGGCCGGGCCCGAACTGTCGGACGCCTTCCAGGAGCAGGCGCAGGCCCTGCTGTCGTACGCCGCGCACCCGCTGTACGCCCTCGTCCACGAGTCGATCTACGGCCAGGACAGCCGCCCCACCGCCTGGGCCGCCGAGCGCGTCCGCGCCGAGTTCCCCCAGTTCGACGCGGCGAAGGCGCTCGCGGGCGACGCCCCGGTGCTGTTCACCGGCGAGACCGTGCACCCCTGGATGTTCGAGAACGACCCGGCGCTGCGCCCGCTGCGCGAGACGGCCGAACTGCTCGCCGCCCGCTCCGACTGGACCCCGCTGTACGACCGCGACCGCCTCGCCCGCAACGAGGTGCCGGTCGCCGCGGCCGTCTACCACGACGACATGTACGTCGACGCCGGCCACTCACTGGAGACCGCGCGCGCCATCCGCGGTCTGCGGCCCTGGGTGACGAACGAGTACGAGCACGACGGGCTGCGCACGGGCGCGCCCCGGGTGCTGGACCGGCTGCTGGCGGTCGTCCGGGACGAGGTGTGA
- a CDS encoding glutathione-independent formaldehyde dehydrogenase, with protein sequence MKAVVYEKPFSVTVRDVDDPRIQHPNDVLVRVTSTAICGSDLHMYEGRTAAEPGIVFGHENLGVIEEIGSGVSSLSVGDRVVMPFNVACGFCKNCLAGETGFCLTVNPGFAGGAYGYVAMGPYKGGQAEHLRVPFADFNCLKLPPGEQFETDFVLLADIFPTGYHGCELAQVSPGESVAVYGAGPVGLMAAYSALLRGASKVFVVDRVPERLAKAEEIGAIPIDFTKGDPAEQIHAQTNGEGTDKGVDAVGYQAQAHDDVGHEEPAVVLNSLVETVRPTGRLGVPGLYVPSDPGGPDEHAKHGQLLVSIGKMFEKGQKMGTGQCNVKRYNRQLRDLIIAGRAKPSFVVSHELPLEDAPQAYEKFDKRIEGYTKVVLHPGHALAA encoded by the coding sequence GTGAAAGCCGTCGTCTACGAAAAGCCGTTCAGCGTGACGGTGAGGGACGTCGATGACCCTCGGATCCAGCACCCCAACGACGTGCTCGTGCGCGTCACGTCGACCGCGATCTGCGGCTCCGACCTCCATATGTACGAGGGCCGCACGGCGGCCGAACCGGGCATCGTCTTCGGACACGAGAACCTCGGTGTGATCGAGGAGATCGGCAGCGGCGTGAGTTCCCTGTCGGTGGGCGACCGTGTCGTGATGCCGTTCAACGTGGCCTGCGGATTCTGCAAGAACTGCCTGGCCGGCGAGACGGGTTTCTGCCTGACGGTGAACCCCGGCTTCGCGGGCGGTGCCTACGGATACGTGGCCATGGGCCCGTACAAGGGCGGGCAGGCCGAGCATCTGCGGGTGCCCTTCGCCGACTTCAACTGTCTGAAGCTGCCGCCGGGCGAACAGTTCGAGACCGACTTCGTGCTGCTCGCCGACATCTTCCCGACCGGCTACCACGGCTGTGAGCTGGCCCAGGTGTCCCCCGGTGAGAGTGTGGCCGTCTACGGCGCCGGTCCGGTGGGCCTGATGGCCGCCTACTCGGCGCTGCTGCGCGGCGCGTCCAAGGTGTTCGTGGTGGACCGGGTGCCCGAGCGGCTGGCCAAGGCCGAGGAGATCGGGGCCATCCCCATCGACTTCACCAAGGGCGATCCGGCCGAGCAGATCCACGCCCAGACGAACGGCGAGGGCACGGACAAGGGCGTGGACGCCGTCGGCTACCAGGCCCAGGCGCACGACGACGTCGGCCACGAGGAACCGGCCGTCGTCCTGAACTCGCTGGTGGAGACGGTACGGCCGACCGGCAGGCTCGGTGTGCCGGGGCTGTATGTGCCCTCTGACCCGGGCGGGCCCGACGAGCACGCGAAGCACGGCCAACTCCTGGTCTCCATCGGCAAGATGTTCGAGAAGGGCCAGAAGATGGGCACGGGCCAGTGCAACGTCAAGCGGTACAACCGCCAGCTGCGCGATCTGATCATCGCCGGGCGGGCCAAGCCCAGCTTCGTGGTCTCCCATGAGCTGCCGCTGGAGGACGCGCCGCAGGCGTACGAGAAGTTCGACAAGCGGATCGAGGGCTACACCAAGGTCGTACTGCACCCGGGTCACGCGCTCGCCGCATGA
- a CDS encoding pentapeptide repeat-containing protein, with protein MSDETAGLAELRGDCGNCFGLCCVALPFAASADFALDKPAGRPCPNLGTDHRCGIHARLRDKGFTGCTVYDCFGAGQKVSGHTFGGQDWRGAPKERARLMFDVFPVVRQLHELLWYLTEALGLAAARPVHPELRRLLRETERLTRQPAEELAGLDVAAHRERVNVLLLRTSELVRAGDRRGREAKDRRGADLIGARLRGADLRGASLRGAYLIAADLTGADLREADMIGADLRDADLRDADLTGAFFLTQPQLNAARGNRATKLPGSVRRPVHWETAD; from the coding sequence ATGTCAGATGAGACGGCCGGGCTCGCGGAGCTGCGCGGCGACTGCGGGAACTGCTTCGGGCTGTGCTGCGTCGCCCTGCCCTTCGCGGCCTCCGCGGACTTCGCGCTCGACAAGCCCGCGGGGCGGCCCTGCCCCAACCTCGGCACCGACCACCGCTGCGGCATCCACGCCCGGCTGCGGGACAAGGGCTTCACCGGCTGCACCGTCTACGACTGCTTCGGCGCGGGGCAGAAGGTCTCGGGGCACACCTTCGGCGGGCAGGACTGGCGGGGCGCCCCCAAGGAGCGGGCCCGTCTGATGTTCGACGTGTTCCCCGTCGTACGACAGCTCCACGAGCTGCTGTGGTACCTGACCGAGGCGCTGGGACTGGCCGCCGCCCGCCCCGTCCACCCCGAGCTGCGGCGGCTCCTGCGGGAGACCGAGCGGCTCACCCGGCAGCCGGCCGAGGAACTGGCCGGGCTGGACGTCGCCGCGCACCGCGAGCGGGTCAATGTGCTGCTGCTGCGCACCAGCGAGCTGGTCCGTGCCGGGGACCGCAGGGGCCGCGAGGCCAAGGACCGGCGGGGCGCGGACCTGATCGGGGCCCGGCTGCGGGGCGCCGACCTGCGCGGGGCGAGCCTGCGCGGCGCGTACCTCATCGCGGCCGACCTCACCGGGGCCGATCTGCGCGAGGCGGACATGATCGGCGCCGACCTCCGCGACGCCGACCTCCGCGACGCGGACCTCACCGGCGCCTTCTTCCTCACCCAGCCCCAGCTCAACGCGGCCCGCGGCAACCGGGCCACGAAACTCCCCGGGTCGGTGCGGCGCCCGGTGCACTGGGAGACGGCGGACTGA